One Nisaea sediminum genomic window carries:
- a CDS encoding LLM class flavin-dependent oxidoreductase, which translates to MLRLSVLDQSIAAVGRPEGQAILDTIAMAEQCERLGYKRFWVSEHHSHPTIVGTAPEILLAAIAMKTERIRIGSAGVMLPHYAPLKVAEQFRVLEALAPGRIDLGLGRAPGSDGRTSLALNPLAAERPNQFPADVADLSAWVSGAPLPEGHPFAAVRARPAGDTSPEIWMLGSSLYGAQVGAHFGLPYAFAWFFTEGQGGPEAIQIYRERYQPSERFPEPCPAICVWALAAETEEEAQYHFTSRARWQIFRDRGRYTPLESAETAMNASYSESEAARMEQLRQSAMVGTPEKVAEQIRALAGRLNLNEVAVVTWAHDEQVRQRSYALLAKEFGMTADSA; encoded by the coding sequence ATGCTGCGCCTCTCCGTCCTCGACCAGTCCATCGCCGCCGTCGGCCGTCCCGAGGGGCAGGCGATCCTCGACACGATCGCCATGGCGGAACAGTGCGAGCGCCTCGGCTACAAGCGCTTCTGGGTCTCCGAGCACCATTCCCACCCGACCATCGTCGGCACCGCGCCGGAGATCCTGCTCGCCGCCATCGCGATGAAGACGGAGCGTATCCGCATCGGCTCGGCGGGCGTGATGCTGCCGCATTACGCGCCGCTGAAGGTGGCCGAGCAGTTCCGCGTGCTGGAGGCGCTGGCGCCCGGCCGGATCGATCTCGGCCTCGGCCGCGCGCCCGGCTCGGACGGCCGCACCTCGCTGGCTCTGAACCCGCTCGCGGCGGAGCGGCCGAACCAGTTCCCCGCCGACGTCGCCGATCTCAGCGCCTGGGTCTCCGGCGCGCCGTTGCCCGAGGGCCATCCCTTCGCCGCCGTCCGCGCCCGCCCCGCCGGCGACACCTCGCCCGAGATCTGGATGCTCGGCAGCTCGCTCTACGGCGCCCAGGTCGGCGCCCATTTCGGCCTGCCCTATGCCTTCGCCTGGTTCTTCACCGAGGGCCAGGGCGGCCCGGAGGCGATCCAGATCTACCGCGAACGCTACCAGCCCTCCGAGCGCTTTCCCGAGCCCTGCCCCGCGATCTGCGTCTGGGCGCTCGCCGCCGAGACCGAGGAGGAGGCGCAGTACCATTTCACCTCCCGCGCGCGCTGGCAGATCTTCCGCGACCGCGGCCGCTACACGCCGCTGGAGAGCGCCGAGACGGCGATGAACGCCAGCTATTCCGAGAGCGAGGCGGCACGCATGGAGCAGCTCCGGCAGAGCGCCATGGTCGGCACGCCGGAGAAGGTGGCGGAACAGATCCGCGCGCTCGCCGGGCGGCTCAATCTGAACGAGGTCGCGGTGGTGACCTGGGCGCATGACGAGCAGGTCCGGCAGCGGAGCTACGCGCTGCTGGCGAAGGAATTCGGGATGACGGCGGATAGCGCCTGA
- a CDS encoding SLC13 family permease, whose protein sequence is MQTLTILLFALTYLGMAAGRVPGLQIDRAGIALLLAAVAVASGALPADEIAAAMDFPTLLLLAGLMVLSARVRAAGIYARAALWIGRQSANPHRLLALTIAVGGLLSAVLVNDIVVFAMAPILCTSLAARGLDPRPYLFALAAASNAGSAASLIGNPQNILIGQVGGLGFWSYAASAALPSLAALAITYLCIALVWRRHLLAVPEVPAAPPADIPPPEGNRGETLLCLGALLLLLALFATPLPREISALLVAGGLMLSRAVPSRQLLDEIDAPLLILFASLFAINGAFALTGLPEAVVASFAEAGWLPERLSFLLPFSLAASNTIGNVPAVILLLQAWTGLPDGALTALALLSTLAGNLLLVGSLANLIVAEQAARAGVTLTFRDHAKAGIPITLLSMAFAALWLWAGGYVAL, encoded by the coding sequence ATGCAGACCCTCACCATCCTCCTTTTCGCGCTGACCTATCTCGGCATGGCGGCCGGGCGGGTGCCGGGCTTGCAGATCGACCGCGCGGGGATCGCGCTGCTGCTCGCCGCCGTCGCCGTCGCCAGCGGGGCGCTGCCAGCCGACGAGATCGCGGCGGCGATGGACTTTCCGACCCTGCTGCTGCTCGCGGGCCTGATGGTGCTCTCCGCCCGCGTCCGCGCCGCCGGGATCTATGCCCGTGCCGCGCTCTGGATCGGCCGGCAATCCGCGAACCCGCACCGCCTGCTCGCCCTCACCATCGCCGTCGGCGGGCTGCTCTCCGCCGTGCTGGTAAACGACATCGTGGTCTTCGCCATGGCGCCGATCCTCTGCACCAGCCTCGCCGCGCGCGGGCTCGATCCCCGGCCCTATCTCTTCGCCCTCGCCGCCGCCAGCAATGCCGGCTCCGCCGCGAGCCTGATCGGCAATCCGCAGAACATCCTGATCGGCCAGGTCGGCGGGCTCGGTTTCTGGAGCTATGCCGCCAGCGCCGCGCTGCCTTCGCTGGCGGCGCTCGCGATCACCTATCTCTGCATCGCGCTGGTCTGGCGCCGCCATCTCCTCGCCGTCCCCGAAGTCCCCGCCGCGCCTCCCGCCGATATTCCGCCTCCGGAAGGAAACCGCGGAGAGACCTTGCTCTGCCTCGGCGCACTCCTTCTGCTGCTGGCGCTGTTCGCGACGCCCCTGCCGCGGGAAATCTCCGCCCTGCTCGTCGCGGGCGGGCTGATGCTGAGCCGCGCGGTGCCGAGCCGCCAGCTGCTCGACGAGATCGACGCGCCGCTGCTGATCCTCTTCGCCAGTCTCTTCGCGATCAACGGCGCCTTCGCCCTGACCGGACTGCCGGAGGCGGTGGTCGCGTCCTTCGCCGAGGCGGGCTGGCTGCCGGAACGGCTCTCCTTCCTGCTGCCCTTCTCGCTCGCCGCCAGCAACACGATCGGCAACGTGCCTGCCGTCATCCTGCTGCTGCAGGCCTGGACGGGACTGCCGGACGGCGCGCTGACCGCACTTGCCCTGCTCTCGACGCTGGCCGGGAACCTGCTGCTGGTCGGCAGCCTCGCCAACCTGATCGTCGCCGAGCAGGCGGCGCGAGCAGGCGTCACCCTCACTTTCCGCGACCATGCGAAAGCCGGGATCCCGATCACCCTCCTCTCGATGGCCTTCGCCGCGCTCTGGCTCTGGGCCGGCGGCTATGTCGCGCTCTGA